A DNA window from Malus domestica chromosome 12, GDT2T_hap1 contains the following coding sequences:
- the LOC103451019 gene encoding uncharacterized protein, translating into MAFSNSMAVLSVLLVAVPVAAFVLDWPDNLAPMIAAEICKQVECGRGACKFDMNEPLTFTCECEPNWKRTFDGDDDLKFLPCVIPNCTLDYNCQPAPPSVPKKEVPHNLSAFDPCYWSYCGEGNCVRNSTYNYAPICECKSGSSNLLNVTAFPCYNECTLQPDCASLGIKVANSNSRTGSGNDSSQATSFLPGKFLLMAIVTVSVGMILRK; encoded by the exons ATGGCTTTCTCTAACTCCATGGCCGTTTTATCTGTGCTTCTGGTAGCGGTGCCCGTGGCTGCTTTCGTCTTGGACTGGCCAGATAACTTAGCTCCTATGATTGCCG CTGAAATATGTAAACAAGTTGAGTGTGGAAGGGGAGCATGCAAATTCGACATGAACGAACCATTAACTTTCACCTGCGAGTGCGAACCGAACTGGAAGCGAACGTTTGATGGGGACGATGATCTGAAGTTTCTCCCCTGTGTCATCCCCAACT GTACACTGGACTACAACTGCCAGCCAGCTCCACCTTCAGTTCCTAAGAAAGAAGTCCCTCACAATTTATCTGCCTTTGATC CTTGTTACTGGTCTTACTGCGGAGAAGGTAACTGCGTAAGGAACAGCACGTACAATTACGCACCCATCTGTGAATGCAAATCCGGCTCCTCTAATCTTCTCAACGTCACAGCATTCCCCTGCTACAATGAAT GCACACTTCAACCCGACTGCGCAAGTCTAGGAATTAAGGTTGCAAACTCAAATTCCCGCACTGGCTCTGGGAATGACAGTAGTCAAG CTACATCGTTCTTGCCCGGAAAGTTCCTGTTGATGGCCATAGTGACGGTGTCCGTGGGTATGATTCTGAGGAAGTAG
- the LOC103451020 gene encoding probable ribose-5-phosphate isomerase 3, chloroplastic, with amino-acid sequence MASSSLSLLSPHNASTATHLILRTPKSPNMRSSYRPMSVKARTVPALTQDDLKKLAADKAVEYVKSGMVLGLGTGSTAAFVVSKLGELLKSGELKDIIGVPTSKRTEDQARQLGIPLSVLDDHPKIDLAIDGADEVDPNLDLVKGRGGALLREKMVEAASEKFVVVADETKLVTGLGGSGLAMPVEVVQFCWKYNLVRLQELFKEEGVEAKLRVDGDGKPYVTDNFNYIVDLYFQTPIKDGPAAGKEILKFEGVVEHGLFLDMATAVIIAGTNGVDVKTK; translated from the coding sequence ATGGCTTCCTCCTCCCTATCCCTCCTCTCCCCCCACAATGCCTCCACCGCCACCCACCTTATCCTGCGCACCCCCAAATCCCCTAACATGCGCTCTTCCTACCGACCCATGTCCGTCAAAGCGCGCACAGTCCCCGCGCTCACTCAAGATGACCTCAAGAAGCTCGCCGCCGACAAGGCCGTCGAGTACGTCAAATCTGGAATGGTCCTCGGCCTCGGCACCGGCTCCACTGCCGCCTTCGTGGTCTCCAAGCTCGGTGAGCTCCTCAAATCCGGCGAATTGAAGGACATTATTGGAGTCCCGACTTCCAAGCGCACGGAGGACCAAGCTCGCCAGTTGGGTATTCCCCTTTCCGTGCTCGACGATCACCCGAAGATCGATTTGGCGATCGATGGCGCCGATGAGGTCGACCCAAATCTCGATTTGGTCAAAGGGCGCGGCGGAGCTCTGCTGAGGGAGAAGATGGTGGAGGCGGCATCGGAGAAGTTTGTGGTGGTGGCGGACGAAACGAAGCTGGTGACTGGGCTCGGCGGAAGCGGGCTGGCAATGCCGGTGGAGGTGGTGCAGTTCTGCTGGAAATACAACTTGGTGAGGCTTCAGGAGCTGTTTAAGGAAGAAGGGGTGGAGGCGAAATTGAGGGTCGACGGCGACGGGAAGCCGTATGTGACTGATAACTTCAATTACATTGTGGATTTGTACTTCCAGACTCCGATCAAAGACGGGCCGGCGGCAGGGAAGGAGATTTTGAAATTCGAAGGTGTTGTGGAACATGGGTTGTTCTTGGACATGGCGACGGCGGTGATCATTGCCGGCACGAATGGAGTGGATGTGAAGACCAAGTGA